A window from Lentisphaera araneosa HTCC2155 encodes these proteins:
- a CDS encoding alpha/beta hydrolase family protein, translating to MKFATLLCFLFSFTLLSNNSLINPQQLWADFDPDKGAFKEEIILEEVRDGIYHKESYISAYVLGEEVRIYCKYAVKEGANKAPALMDVHGWMGRPHISMSYVNDGWAVLAHDYCGKSGDRAHYTKYPEKLRYGNIDAKVGYRIKSKLPDGSYITDPKQTDDYLWYALQRRALSYLLTQKEVDTERVGAKGYSYGGTIMWNLGMDERVKAIVAYFGIGYLEYYRTKSVWLYNNPSKSPEKTPGEKLYLKSIAPQAHAPYIKAAALWLNGTNDHHGGHERSEHIFKDLPKSTPWDFALQARGHHNTEKLGDDDKIWLEKHVLGKKHFWPKRPVSTLALNSEGVPHYTITPASPKEIESVKIYYALKNPVSYTRAWRDAIAIKKGNSWEADLPVLNIDDYVFAFANIRYKNNIVISGDFEAAIPAKLGKAIATDKPSSEMSQNAWSDTAPLEGVGGIMGFRPFNKHRGTSNEQFSDPKYQAPKGAQLTFKFYCTQPQNLIMKVNGRYQYDLEITASNDWQEITLDCKKFIHSHHNFPLKNWSEAQKIQILPKAGADITKVIFAKFTWTKN from the coding sequence ATGAAGTTCGCGACTCTCCTCTGTTTTTTATTTTCCTTCACCTTATTATCAAACAACTCACTCATAAACCCCCAGCAGCTCTGGGCTGATTTTGACCCCGACAAAGGTGCCTTTAAAGAAGAAATCATCCTCGAAGAAGTTCGCGATGGGATCTACCACAAAGAGTCCTACATCTCCGCCTACGTGCTCGGAGAAGAAGTTCGCATCTACTGCAAATACGCCGTCAAAGAAGGTGCGAACAAAGCTCCTGCACTCATGGATGTGCATGGTTGGATGGGTCGCCCGCATATCAGCATGTCTTATGTCAACGATGGCTGGGCGGTACTCGCTCACGATTACTGTGGTAAATCTGGTGATCGTGCTCATTACACCAAGTACCCTGAAAAACTTCGCTACGGCAATATCGATGCCAAAGTGGGCTACCGCATCAAGAGTAAACTGCCCGATGGCTCTTACATCACTGATCCCAAACAAACCGATGATTATCTTTGGTATGCATTGCAAAGACGTGCCCTCAGCTACCTACTCACACAAAAAGAAGTGGATACCGAGCGCGTTGGCGCCAAAGGTTATTCCTACGGTGGGACTATCATGTGGAACCTCGGCATGGATGAACGCGTCAAAGCAATCGTCGCTTATTTCGGAATTGGCTACCTTGAGTACTACCGCACAAAAAGTGTCTGGCTCTACAACAATCCTTCCAAATCCCCCGAAAAAACTCCCGGGGAAAAACTCTACTTAAAATCCATTGCCCCCCAAGCTCACGCACCTTACATAAAAGCAGCCGCCTTATGGCTCAATGGCACCAACGATCACCACGGCGGGCACGAACGCAGTGAACACATTTTTAAAGATCTGCCGAAATCTACTCCTTGGGACTTCGCTCTCCAGGCGCGCGGCCATCATAATACCGAAAAGCTCGGCGACGATGACAAAATCTGGCTCGAAAAACATGTGCTCGGTAAAAAACATTTTTGGCCTAAGCGCCCTGTTTCAACACTTGCTTTAAACAGTGAGGGTGTGCCCCACTACACCATCACTCCTGCATCGCCTAAAGAAATTGAATCGGTCAAGATTTATTACGCCCTCAAAAATCCTGTGAGCTACACACGCGCCTGGCGTGATGCGATCGCAATCAAAAAAGGCAATAGCTGGGAGGCCGATCTTCCGGTCCTCAATATAGATGACTATGTCTTTGCTTTTGCGAATATTCGCTACAAAAATAATATCGTGATTTCTGGTGATTTCGAAGCAGCGATCCCCGCAAAACTCGGCAAGGCTATTGCCACAGATAAACCCTCTTCTGAAATGTCTCAAAATGCTTGGTCAGATACCGCACCACTAGAAGGCGTCGGTGGCATCATGGGTTTCCGTCCCTTCAATAAACACCGCGGCACCAGCAACGAGCAATTTAGCGACCCAAAATATCAGGCTCCTAAAGGCGCCCAACTTACATTCAAATTTTATTGCACTCAGCCCCAAAACCTCATCATGAAGGTCAATGGCCGTTATCAATACGATCTCGAGATCACCGCTTCAAATGATTGGCAGGAAATCACCCTCGATTGCAAAAAATTCATCCATAGCCATCACAACTTCCCTCTCAAGAATTGGTCTGAAGCTCAAAAAATCCAAATCCTCCCAAAAGCAGGTGCCGACATCACAAAAGTGATCTTTGCAAAATTCACTTGGACAAAAAACTAA
- a CDS encoding glycoside hydrolase family 36 protein produces the protein MIKKNRFKLFSSLFIASMLSATAAEATFTPKADSYTVKSDFSANFTASASAVYNVDGKNHRVGTKNLPLNGKVSVSTVSTPFGDAIQTEALYGADNADYKFTLKIKQLKDLKAFTVQGIFHNHSDKNANLAVIDLFDTIGGSGSFGIADPAKWLITPLMQHDHAKTLAEMNGSAKEVALFVNTDNDKSFLMGPAGPAEAHCRIEVRGKEIKAYAEMDRVLVEPGESRRSEEMLFIFEDSKTNTDVWTQWVAHTHKALSNKGPVYGWCSWYDRTTKIDEAHVMDVLETLDSNPNTFGKGIVQIDDGYQIMDGNWNGNAKFPSNMSRVAKKVREAGMIPGVWFAPLMVNPEHPWKKANPEAIQTNAKGISSFMNPNPFHPDGANWINPSHPKSKKFLRQVIETARDNGYGYIKIDFNGIGNQYVDPKITRLQAFRNLYTLYRDAAGEDMYILSCLGQPTRGVIGFVNAARVGPDSHPAHFSHCLESVLRFQIFNRIWWNNDADVSYLDVKLPSRRVGYTPQGEDMWKTWHNTVALTGGTAMISEPINKDDVKAVWRNYEIMRPGSAENSRLLTLGKSAENSVFGFNAQRTFGNFAVYNLYNSDKEKSHDIALDFADAGLPADTQCAIYDFWKNEVTGYTKDSYTAKALAKNASELLRFTPIKGGAPQLVGSNLHLSIGATEIKEIFTTKSMVKINLTDAGAQNGDLVFYSEKELTAGSAENCKIAGIAKAGKNLWKVSLTGRKFDTKQSVTLKIK, from the coding sequence ATGATTAAGAAAAATAGATTCAAGCTTTTCAGCTCTCTATTCATTGCTTCAATGCTTTCTGCAACAGCCGCAGAAGCCACCTTCACCCCAAAAGCAGATAGCTACACAGTTAAGAGCGACTTCTCGGCTAACTTTACTGCCAGTGCATCGGCCGTCTACAATGTCGATGGCAAAAACCACCGCGTTGGAACAAAAAACCTTCCACTTAATGGCAAAGTTTCTGTTTCCACTGTGAGCACACCATTTGGTGATGCCATTCAAACTGAAGCTCTTTATGGTGCGGATAACGCAGATTATAAATTCACACTCAAGATTAAACAGCTCAAGGACCTCAAAGCTTTTACTGTTCAAGGTATCTTCCACAATCATAGCGATAAAAATGCGAACCTCGCCGTTATCGACCTCTTTGATACCATTGGTGGTTCTGGCTCATTCGGAATTGCAGATCCCGCAAAATGGCTCATCACGCCGCTCATGCAGCACGACCACGCCAAAACCCTTGCGGAAATGAATGGCTCGGCTAAAGAAGTCGCCCTCTTTGTTAATACTGATAACGACAAGAGTTTCCTCATGGGTCCCGCTGGACCTGCAGAAGCTCACTGCCGCATCGAAGTCCGCGGCAAAGAAATCAAAGCCTACGCCGAAATGGATCGCGTCCTTGTTGAGCCAGGTGAGAGCCGTCGTTCAGAAGAAATGCTTTTCATCTTTGAAGATTCAAAAACCAATACCGATGTTTGGACTCAATGGGTCGCACACACACACAAAGCATTGAGTAACAAAGGTCCCGTCTACGGCTGGTGCAGTTGGTACGACCGCACAACTAAAATTGACGAAGCTCACGTTATGGACGTGCTCGAAACACTCGATTCCAACCCCAATACTTTCGGTAAGGGCATCGTTCAAATTGACGATGGTTACCAAATCATGGATGGTAACTGGAATGGCAATGCAAAATTCCCTTCCAATATGTCTCGCGTCGCTAAAAAAGTTCGCGAAGCTGGCATGATCCCAGGCGTTTGGTTTGCTCCACTCATGGTGAATCCTGAGCACCCTTGGAAAAAAGCTAATCCTGAAGCCATCCAAACGAATGCCAAAGGTATTTCTAGCTTCATGAATCCCAATCCCTTCCACCCGGATGGCGCTAACTGGATCAATCCCTCGCACCCCAAGTCAAAGAAATTCCTTCGTCAGGTAATCGAAACAGCTCGTGACAATGGCTACGGCTACATCAAAATTGACTTCAATGGCATTGGTAATCAATATGTCGATCCAAAAATCACTCGCCTGCAAGCCTTCCGTAATCTCTACACGCTTTACCGCGATGCTGCGGGTGAAGATATGTACATCCTCTCTTGCCTTGGTCAGCCGACTCGTGGCGTCATCGGCTTTGTTAATGCGGCTCGTGTCGGACCAGATTCTCACCCGGCTCACTTCTCTCACTGCCTCGAATCCGTGCTCCGCTTCCAAATCTTTAACCGCATTTGGTGGAACAACGATGCCGACGTTTCTTACCTCGATGTCAAACTTCCTTCACGCCGTGTGGGCTACACGCCTCAGGGTGAAGATATGTGGAAAACTTGGCACAACACTGTCGCCCTCACAGGTGGTACAGCAATGATTTCTGAGCCTATCAATAAGGACGACGTAAAAGCTGTATGGCGCAACTACGAAATCATGCGTCCAGGTAGTGCGGAAAACTCACGTTTACTCACTCTCGGTAAATCTGCAGAAAACTCAGTCTTTGGTTTTAATGCCCAGCGTACATTCGGTAATTTCGCCGTCTACAATTTGTATAATTCCGACAAAGAGAAATCTCACGATATCGCTCTCGACTTTGCAGATGCAGGCCTCCCAGCTGATACTCAGTGCGCGATTTACGACTTCTGGAAGAACGAAGTAACGGGCTACACAAAGGATAGCTACACGGCAAAAGCTCTCGCTAAAAATGCTTCTGAGCTTCTCCGCTTCACACCAATCAAGGGCGGCGCTCCTCAGCTCGTCGGTTCCAACCTTCACCTCTCTATTGGTGCAACTGAGATCAAAGAGATCTTCACGACTAAGAGCATGGTAAA